GCGTTTCGACCCCCCTTCCGTTATCATTCCGCTCGTGTCCCAGCGAACCCTCGAAGCCCACTACCTCCCCAACTGGCGCCTCACCCAGGCCCATGGTCTGTCCGGCTACAACTGCGGGTATGCCGTTCAACGGGGAGGGGCGAGCTTTCACGAACACCAGCAGGCCCTCGTCTGGCGGCTCATCGGCGAGATGGCCATCGGCCCCAAATCGACCGTCGTCGATGTCGGCTGCGGGATCGGAGGACCCGCGGGCTGGATCACCGAGCGCTACCAGCCGCGGCGGCTCATTGGCGTGGAATACCTCTGGTCGAGCGTTGCGGCGGCCCACGCCCGCGCTGCCGCCGAGGCCGATCGCGACAGGCCGGCCTCGCGACCGATTTTTGTGCAAGGCGACGCCCATCGCCTCCCCCTGGCCGATGGGTCCGTCGATGTCATTTTCAACCTGGAGTCGGCCCTCCACTACCCCGACAAGCGAACCTTCATTTCCGAGTGCCGCCGCATCCTCGCGCCCGGCGGTGCGCTCTGCCTCGGGGACATCACCACGTCACATCGATGGCTCTTCACTCCCGCGCAACTGCTCAACCGGCTGCCCTCGCAATACAACTCCAACGTCTGGCTCTGGTCGCCCAAGGACTACCGCCGGGCCTTCGACGCCGAAGGGCTGGAACTGATCCGCCACGAG
This is a stretch of genomic DNA from Phycisphaerae bacterium. It encodes these proteins:
- a CDS encoding methyltransferase domain-containing protein, whose protein sequence is MSQRTLEAHYLPNWRLTQAHGLSGYNCGYAVQRGGASFHEHQQALVWRLIGEMAIGPKSTVVDVGCGIGGPAGWITERYQPRRLIGVEYLWSSVAAAHARAAAEADRDRPASRPIFVQGDAHRLPLADGSVDVIFNLESALHYPDKRTFISECRRILAPGGALCLGDITTSHRWLFTPAQLLNRLPSQYNSNVWLWSPKDYRRAFDAEGLELIRHEEASRPVADSLADGIAEIRHRGPASMKGFRGRFFYLAFLEKLLRARLLRYDLFCLRRSR